In Aricia agestis chromosome 14, ilAriAges1.1, whole genome shotgun sequence, one genomic interval encodes:
- the LOC121733968 gene encoding cilia- and flagella-associated protein 157 yields the protein MGPKKDKKEKKKGKEADEPKAVGTITEVEKTFLELELAECNRKVARLRTAVDEYEQKNEELQKAYDKLDEDRADIIAYLKKTLNLKSEENNELKDKVKGLEETRAIEMAQFKETVAELERNFSVMKDQLTSENKLLAGKLNTLEEFRAIRDDLMKKYEKQEQDFKDQEMKYKRIIYDAEKKFVIGKDKLKREMESRLLQLAQDFQDATELRIAASTHRVIRENIAINNELDSILSNQTKLAEQNEKLKESEQAARIAKELAEEERDKAINKNVIQLKVIDQLTTSFQNMKKEKAHFEKKSFDLETLQSKIDILIKENEELSLKVRILEQNLHSRLTNQNKSSTEASLLVKEYKKLKKILKEAAITIKAALKLDEWSKTDPTQKAVDRHTLLNQLLEIITKHHEIKTTKSVDTLASLGKVYEEGDLGFIPKVTKKSSVMHTPSSLETKRAPEKSLKSEKLSSESSSSSRSSPQGSLRTVPSMRLVPQSSDVKVESESFLSFITSTKTTLSSEESSESGNETDIVKKIDDSKPSIQKSMMKHSADPEATSESALKEELLQEDNTEDKVSTKELTEAETKNDIKPEEHDSKDTEPSPDVDVEEDIQVTE from the coding sequence ATGGGGccaaaaaaggacaaaaaagagaagaagaaagGAAAGGAAGCCGATGAACCGAAAGCTGTTGGTACCATTACAGAGGTAGAGAAAACGTTTTTGGAATTAGAACTTGCCGAGTGTAATCGAAAAGTTGCTCGTCTGCGAACAGCTGTTGATGAGTATGAGCAGAAGAACGAAGAACTACAGAAAGCATACGATAAACTGGATGAAGATAGGGCTGATATTATAGCGTACTTGAAGAAAACACTTAATTTGAAATCGGAGGAAAATAATGAGCTAAAAGACAAAGTGAAGGGTCTCGAGGAAACTCGAGCTATTGAAATGGCACAATTTAAAGAAACAGTTGCAGAATTAGAAAGAAATTTCTCAGTTATGAAAGACCAATTGACGTCAGAAAATAAGCTTTTAGCTGGAAAACTTAATACATTAGAAGAATTTAGAGCTATAAGAGATGACcttatgaaaaaatatgaaaaacaaGAGCAAGACTTTAAGGATCAAGAAATGAAATATAAGAGGATTATATATGATGCTGAAAAGAAATTTGTGATAGGTAAAGATAAACTTAAAAGGGAAATGGAATCTCGTCTACTACAACTGGCACAAGACTTTCAGGACGCTACCGAACTAAGAATTGCTGCATCTACTCATAGAGTCATCAGAGAAAATATTGCGATTAACAACGAACTTGACAGTATATTATCCAACCAAACCAAGTTAGCTGAGCAAAATGAGAAATTAAAAGAAAGTGAACAAGCAGCCCGCATTGCTAAAGAGCTAGCGGAAGAAGAACGAGATAAAGCCatcaataaaaatgttatacagCTAAAAGTAATAGATCAATTGACTACATCTTtccaaaatatgaaaaaagaaaagGCACATTTCGAGAAAAAAAGTTTTGACTTGGAAACATTACAATCtaaaattgatattttgataaaagaaaatgaagaattgtctttgaaagttcgTATATTAGAACAAAATTTACATTCTCGCTTAACAAACCAAAATAAGTCATCAACAGAAGCATCGTTGCTTGTAAAAGAGtacaaaaaactgaaaaaaatattaaaggaaGCCGCAATTACCATAAAAGCTGCGCTCAAGTTAGACGAGTGGTCTAAAACTGATCCCACGCAGAAAGCTGTAGATAGACACACATTGTTGAATCAGTTGTTGGAAATCATAACTAAACATCAcgaaatcaaaacaacaaaatcTGTCGACACCTTAGCATCTCTTGGAAAAGTGTACGAGGAAGGTGATCTAGGCTTTATACCGAAAGTCACGAAGAAGTCGTCAGTTATGCATACACCATCTTCCTTAGAGACAAAACGAGCACCCGAAAAGTCTTTAAAGTCTGAGAAACTTTCAAGTGAATCTTCATCATCTTCTCGGTCTTCGCCTCAAGGTAGCTTAAGAACTGTGCCTTCCATGAGGCTCGTACCACAATCTTCTGATGTTAAAGTTGAAAGCGAGAGTTTCCTCTCATTTATCACTTCAACAAAAACAACTCTGAGCTCCGAGGAAAGCTCTGAATCTGGTAATGAGACTGATATAGTAAAGAAAATCGATGATTCTAAGCCATCAATCCAGAAATCTATGATGAAACATAGTGCTGATCCAGAAGCAACAAGTGAAAGTGCGCTTAAAGAAGAATTGCTGCAAGAAGATAATACAGAAGATAAAGTATCTACTAAAGAACTGACTGAGGCTGAGACCAAAAACGATATAAAGCCTGAAGAACATGATTCTAAAGATACAGAGCCTTCGCCGGATGTTGATGTAGAGGAGGACATACAAGTAACAGAATAA